A genomic region of Cydia strobilella chromosome 12, ilCydStro3.1, whole genome shotgun sequence contains the following coding sequences:
- the LOC134746152 gene encoding uncharacterized protein LOC134746152 isoform X1: protein MVRLSPALLRVPVIKFRKGGLGHSGTRAAPAAPAAAPAPSASCAFRPAGAPAGAPQMSTSAIPDIDLPARYRRKPLSQEEIDQINGGGIKEKERTKHFLKPKKERPLPLATIKIPRGVLVQSGKKKKLVSLSVTIGKQRKNK from the exons ATGGTGCGGTTGTCTCCAGCTCTCTTGCGTGTGCCGGTAATAAAGTTCCGTAAGGGTGGTTTGGGACACTCGGGAACGCGCGCTGCACCCGCAGCGCCCGCGGCAGCTCCTGCACCTTCTGCG TCTTGTGCCTTTAGGCCGGCAGGAGCCCCAGCAGGGGCACCACAAATGAGTACCAGTGCTATTCCTGACATTGACCTTCCGGCACGCTACAGAAGAAAACCCCTCTCTCAGGAAGAGATTGACCAGATCAATGGAGGAGGCATT AAAGAGAAAGAGcgcacaaaacattttttgaaaCCGAAAAAGGAAAGACCTTTACCATTGGCAACTATTAAAATACCTCGCGGTGTCCTGGTTCAATCAGGCAAGAAGAAAAAACTAGTATCCCTAAGTGTAACTATTGGAAAGcaaaggaaaaataaataa
- the LOC134746180 gene encoding THO complex subunit 5 homolog, producing MGKDEVSVKKRRKLNTSVATESSKQSPGDVYKRVVDFEEAEALSRPADKDANLFKKICQDIRQLFSDIAELKEKNSDEAKEKINSKRVEASLMLVALKKLNRLEKVRTRGGRDSLHKVKQQVDSTHLQLQNLLYEADHLNKQVTKCLQFKSKDEEIELVPVDDFYKEAPSEVSRPEVTKKDEHQLQLARLEWELRQRRELAGACNELVASKERVGAAIAAARSRLDALGPHLNDVLKATKPLQECMALRLDEKRDESRAAALLPPPLFLLYANASAYSDALGVKTVTVGISGDEDEARRLDQEKNADNSLVLSNDSDSDQENNDDEQREKKKRHHRTAKVSKEEKTEAKKKEVLKKHPLHVQVSVKVQDSTALNLVFSYLLHLKIVVVKFTVSLPKPVTGVSAADVLNGHCILNELYPGDAGHDSPHPATSFLLKAAGVSEDFHHFISEVGRPYIWAQRMCGLDFMALVVDDEKKTNKVIQPCPSLSVSTVENFILTLRKRLKSRVALMKELQELESGKIVPAKGSPVRLSGSLTQWQSVGWPEYSQAPSTAFLISEDLVNSNDMLYRAIITRQSAKLIALVVLKSDYPKSAPIFSLTLFWNGTHHAGIDDDIRDIERIINSDWSSEDKPSLTTQMTKLLTCLDILLETTGTSEFPPDKVMFQPVRGRNRAKPYKFLKQGNGIFIQY from the exons ATGGGCAAAGATGAAGTTTCTGTTAAAAAACGTCGGAAATTAAACACTTCTGTTGCTACCGAAAGCTCCAAACAATCACCAGGTGATGTGTATAAG CGTGTTGTAGATTTCGAAGAAGCTGAGGCTCTTTCACGCCCCGCAGATAAGGACGccaatctatttaaaaaaatatgccaaGATATTCGGCAGCTTTTTTCTGATATAGCAGAACTGAAAGAAAAAAACTCTGACGAG GCTAAGGAAAAAATTAACTCCAAAAGGGTGGAGGCATCGCTAATGCTTGTAGCACTTAAGAAACTGAACAGATTGGAGAAAGTGCGTACTAGAGGTGGTCGCGACTCCCTCCACAAAGTGAAGCAACAGGTGGATTCCACACACTTGCAGTTACAGAACTTGCTGTATGAAGCCGACCATCTCAACAAACAAGTAACAAAATGTTTGCAGTTTAAATCTAAAGACGAAGAAATTGAACTGGTACCTGTTGATGATTTCTACAAGGAGGCACCATCTGAGGTTTCTAGACCT GAAGTCACTAAAAAAGATGAGCATCAATTACAACTGGCTAGACTGGAGTGGGAGCTGCGACAGCGCAGAGAGTTGGCTGGAGCCTGCAATGAGCTGGTGGCATCAAAGGAGCGTGTTGGGGCAGCCATAGCAGCTGCCCGATCCCGTTTGGATGCCCTGGGTCCTCACCTTAATGATGTCTTGAAAGCTACAAAACCTCTCCAAGAGTGTATGGCCCTTCGCCTTGATGAGAAGAGAGATGAATCTCGAGCAGCAGCTCTTCTTCCCCCtcctttgtttttgctctatgcCAATGCTAGTGCTTATTCTGACGCACTTGGAGTGAAAACTGTAACTGTTG GAATTTCTGGTGATGAGGATGAAGCCAGAAGGTTAGACCAGGAGAAAAATGCTGATAATAGCTTGGTTCTGTCAAATGACTCAGACTCTGATCAAgaaaataatgatgatgaacagagagaaaaaaagaaacgtCATCACAGAACAGCCAAAGTTTCCAAAGAAGAGAAAACTGAAGCCAAAAAGAAAGAAGTCTTGAAAAAGCATCCTTTACATGTGCAAGTTTCTGTCAAAGTGCAGGATAGTACAGCTTTGAATTTAGTGTTTTCTTATCTTCTGCACTTAAAAATTGTGGTTGTTAAGTTTACAGTGTCTCTGCCAAAACCTGTAACTGGAGTGTCTGCTGCTGATGTGCTAAATGGTCACTGTATACTTAATGAGTTGTATCCTGGAGACGCTGGACACGATTCACCTCACCCTGCTACATCATTTTTGCTAAAGGCTGCTGGAGTGTCTGAAGATTTCCACCATTTCATTTCAGAAGTGGGTCGACCATACATCTGGGCTCAGAGGATGTGTGGCTTAGATTTCATGGCTTTAGTTGTTGATGATgagaaaaaaacaaacaaagttATTCAACCTTGTCCAAGCCTCAGTGTGTCTACTGTTGAAAATTTTATACTTACCTTGAGGAAACGGTTGAAATCGAGAGTAGCACTTATGAAAGAGTTGCAGGAATTGGAGTCTGGAAAAATAGTTCCAGCAAAAGGAAGCCCAGTGAGGTTATCGGGTTCTCTCACACAGTGGCAATCTGTAGGCTGGCCTGAATATAGTCAAGCACCATCTACAGCATTCTTAATATCCGAAGATCTAGTGAACAGCAATGATATGCTGTACAGGGCCATTATTACAAGGCAGTCGGCAAAGTTGATAGCTTTAGTTGTGCTAAAGAGTGATTACCCCAAATCAGCTCCTATTTTCTCATTAACATTATTCTGGAATGGGACACATCATGCAGGCATTGATGACGACATTAGAGATATTGAGCGGATTATCAACAGTGACTGGAGCTCTGAAGATAAACCCAGCCTTACCACACAAATGACAAAGCTGTTGACTTGTCTTGACATACTATTGGAAACTACAGGAACATCAGAGTTTCCACCTGATAAAGTTATGTTCCAacctgtgcgaggcaggaataGGGCAAAGCCATACAAATTCTTAAAGCAAGGAAATGgcatattcatacaatattaa
- the LOC134746150 gene encoding uncharacterized protein LOC134746150, with product MSEKKELRIVTYMCPTHPVQLYELILELLENALNCYTTLQYESRSPGPFPDRPDPFSTNKVDIAFMTAAAYMRLRETVASAVQLLSVTPVFAHQMNVENKPGYFSDVIIHRDKKAHNVITLLDLRGCTFAYSNEDSLSGSKLVLKTLKEKGENASFFGSLLRSGSHLASAQMVLTKQAEWAAVDSTTLLYSKKFMHDGGKDIITLETLGRLPPYPVVVNAQLPDHLKNAITDALLTLPQTVPWKERFAKFGVIKFSANSDGAYDGAAAQVRAISSEKLNVRYY from the exons ATGTCTGAGAAGAAAGAGCTTCGTATAGTGACTTATATGTGCCCCACGCACCCGGTGCAACTTTACGAGTTGATTTTGGAGTTGCTGGAGAATGCGTTGAACTGCTACACAACGTTGCAGTATGAAAGCCGGAGTCCCGGGCCTTTTCCGGACCGCCCGGATCCTTTCAGCACCAATAAAGTGGATATAG CGTTCATGACGGCGGCGGCGTACATGCGGCTCCGGGAGACGGTCGCGTCGGCGGTGCAGCTCCTGTCCGTCACGCCCGTGTTCGCGCACCAGATGAACGTCGAGAACAAGCCCGGCTACTTCTCTGACGTCATCATACACCGCGACAAGAA AGCGCATAACGTAATTACGCTGCTGGACCTCCGCGGGTGCACCTTCGCGTACAGCAACGAGGACTCACTCAGCGGCAGCAAACTCGTGCTTAAGACTCTTAAGGAAAAAGGAGAGAATGCCTCTTTTTTCGGATCATTACTaa GATCTGGGTCACATTTGGCATCAGCCCAAATGGTGTTAACGAAGCAAGCTGAATGGGCCGCCGTTGATTCAACAACTCTGCTCTACTCCAAAAAGTTCATGCATGATGGTGGGAAGGACATCATAACTCTCGAGACCTTGGGACGCCTGCCGCCATACCCTGTAGTAGTAAATGCGCAACTTCCAG ATCATTTAAAAAATGCTATAACCGACGCTTTGCTGACCTTGCCACAAACTGTTCCGTGGAAAGAGAGATTCGCTAAGTTTGGCGTCATCAAGTTCTCGGCCAACAGCGATGGCGCCTACGATGGGGCGGCTGCACAGGTGCGGGCCATCTCGAGCGAAAAACTCAACGTTCGGTATTATTAG
- the LOC134746152 gene encoding uncharacterized protein LOC134746152 isoform X2: protein MVRLSPALLRVPVIKFRKGGLGHSGTRAAPAAPAAAPAPSASCAFRPAGAPAGAPQMSTSAIPDIDLPARYRRKPLSQEEIDQINGGGIADPPKLAAKK, encoded by the exons ATGGTGCGGTTGTCTCCAGCTCTCTTGCGTGTGCCGGTAATAAAGTTCCGTAAGGGTGGTTTGGGACACTCGGGAACGCGCGCTGCACCCGCAGCGCCCGCGGCAGCTCCTGCACCTTCTGCG TCTTGTGCCTTTAGGCCGGCAGGAGCCCCAGCAGGGGCACCACAAATGAGTACCAGTGCTATTCCTGACATTGACCTTCCGGCACGCTACAGAAGAAAACCCCTCTCTCAGGAAGAGATTGACCAGATCAATGGAGGAGGCATT GCTGATCCACCAAAGCTGGCGGCGAAAAAGTGA